Within Triticum dicoccoides isolate Atlit2015 ecotype Zavitan chromosome 1B, WEW_v2.0, whole genome shotgun sequence, the genomic segment GATGCACGGGGAAGACTTGAATGAGATCTCACACTTAGATGAAATCGTGAGATCAACCCGAAAAATCATATTTAGACATTTAAAAAAAGtgaaattatttgacaacataacatTAATGTGAGGTATGTCTAGAACTCCGAAAAAATGAGCTCAAAACTTGATGTATATTTAGATATTCAAAAAAGGCAAATTTGAATGTGAATCATTGCAGCTTTGAGTGAATAGTACTTTGACACTACTCACAACCGATTTTGTCTATTTTTCGAGGTTGTACATCAAACATGGATGCGTGTCTACAAGAAATTTAAGAATGTTTGAACATGTATTTTTTCTTTTAAATGTGAGATCTCACAAATCTCCCCCGACGGACGGGATGACATTGCCCGCTGCAATCAATCCACGCTACAGCTGCCGTCCGATGCCGATCATAGGACGAGCCTCTCGTAGCATTAGGAACAAAGGAGAGTTAAGcaaaggcggcggccggcggctagCGCAAAGCCCCGCTCGCAGCGAAGCCGCCTTCTGCTGCGTTGCGCGTACGCCCGCGCGACACGCGCCGGCTCCAGCAAATGAGGCTGTAACACGTCGACGTGAGGGCCCACCCACACGCGTGTGGACCCGGCGTACGGCGTGGGGCGTGCTGACTAGGATATTCACCCGTGCAGCAGCTCGCACGCCTAGGTTGCTACGCGCACATCCAATGGCAGCAAATGCTTCCTTCACTTCACCATgcgtttttttttttgcgggagttCACTTTATACCATGCTAACAAAAAAGAATTGAGATTTTCGAAATTGAGGGCAAATGTTCGAAGGTCTTTCTGAGAAAAATAAACTCCTAAACAACTACTGCTTGCAAGAAACATAAACAACTATTGTTTGTAAACTCCTACGCTTTAAGGTGCAGAAGAATATATGGCTGTGGTCATATAGAAACGAAACCAGCTTTATGCGAGGGACTTGTTTTTGTGTCTCCACCGGCATTGGCGTGAGAGGCTGACATCCAAAGCCTGTGTATCTTCAGTTCTAAAATAAAATCCGCGCCAAGTTCCTTTCAATACAACTGTAACATCTGAATGAAGCCTTTTCTCTTACTAAATCAAGCATTGTCTATTACTCTTGTGTTTCCAGAATCCTACTTTCATGGCACTCATAATTCACTGGAAATACCTCCCAGGAGGAGCATTATGGCATTTCATGGTATTCAAAGTTCACAAGATATGACTAGGAGGAGCAAGCGCAGAAAATTTCAGATGCAATCATGTCATGTTTGACGATGCCTATGTCCGATGCATCATATTTTCCCCTCGATTTTTTACACCCTTCTAGTTTTGACTCGGCAAAGGTCGGCACGAACCAACCAAATCCCAAAATGCAGAGCATCTTTCTGCCCAATCCACGTCTTGATCAATCAACGTCGACATCCACCCCCACTGAAAGAGGGCTTTCGTTGCTGTTTTCACATATAAAACTAAAGGAAAAAGTCTCTGCTGCCTTGCACAAACACAAACACATTGCAACGCACATTACCACAATGTTCCGTATTCTCTGAAGACAGCGAGACCAAAGACGGACGATTCTTGGAGCAGCAAAGGTCGATGCAAAGGGCACGGAAAAAAATTCAGCAGCCGATGCAAAGTTGCAGCACTACGGAGATGGCAAGATGCTTGTGCGATTACTCGGTTCCAACTGCAGAAAATGTGGCATCTCCCCTCTTGGGTGCCAACAATTCTCGTTCCGCGTCGGCTTCAGCAATaatatatggctgctctgctcggtCGACCGGCGAATCGCCATCATATCAGAAGCGTACAAATTCAGCTTAGTTTAATGCCGCAACCGCAGCCACAGGAGCAAGAACAAGAAGACGATTCAGTAATGTAATAATTTTTCAGGCCATCACATTCATGCTGCCCCTGCATCAACGCAAGCTGTGCGGCTTTGCTTGTTGGGGGCGGCATTAACGTGACAGCGTCAGCTAATTGCCAACATCAACGTCAAGCAAGTTTGCAGATGCCTCACAGTTAAGGAAGATTCAACAAGAGGGATGAATGATAATTGTTAATCCAGAACCAGCCATTGACCCATATGGAAAGAAGATTCAAGGTTGAGCAACACCATATTTCTTAACAAGCAGTCATCCTCTCCCAGCACTCCATATTTACAGATGAAGAAAGCACAAGCTATCACAAAACCTGATTAACAAGTGGCAATTGCTTATTACTCTAGCTAGCTTACCACTGGCGCATTGCCTGGTATTACCTAAAAACATTTATCACAAAACTCAAGTCTAGTGTGGTAGAAATAGTAGAGCAGGACCATAATCATATACAGTAATCTCTCTGTGGTGTGGTAATTTTTGGTTTCTGTCCTAGTGATGATGATTATAAGCAGTAAGAAAAGGCTGGTGCTTTTTCAGCTGTGCTTCCATCCATCCACCTCCCTTTCTTCCCTGCCTGCTTTCTCCCTGAAAagctaatggtggaatccacatcgAGAAGCACAACCGAAGGCAATGGCGGGCACCGAAGTGGTGGCCGCTTTCTCACTCCATTCACTCTGCAACTGGGCGTGCGGATCGCAGCTTTGTCAATGGCGGGTGGTGCGCGCCTAGTAGTCGATGATGAGGTTCCCGAACGGCGCGCGGTGCGGGATGCCCTTGCGCCGCTTGGccgctggaggcggcggcggcggcggcgtggacggcgtgAAGCTCTGTCTGGCGGCATTGcgcagaggagaggaggaggaagccgcctCGGTGTCCGACGAGCCCTTGGCGCGGCCGGGCCTGTTGGCCCGCATCACCCTCGCCTTGTCGTTGCCGCCCCCGTCGGAGGAGCAGCCGGCGACCTTGCAGCCGAGGGAGCAGAAGCGGAAGTTGTCGAGGAGGCTGCGGCTGCAGACCTCGCAGAGGTTGGCgctgccggcgccgccgccgcccttgccggGCTGCTTCTGCTGGGGGCGCTCGTTGAGGAAGACGACGCGCGCGCTGTTGATGACGTAGGTCTGCACGCCGGCGATGTCCATGAAGCGCTGGATGTCCGACACCCGGATGACGTCGTGGTAGGAGGAGCGGCGGATCTGGATGGTGTGGTGGCCGCGGTGCGCGTGCGCGAGGCACAGCGAGCACAGCGCCGCCGCCCCGGCGGCGGCCCCGGCGGCGCAGTCGAGGCAGAACATGTTGCACTCGCCGCTCCGGTGCGACTCGGTGTGCGTCTTGCATTGCGCGAAGAAGCGCGCGGACAGCAGCGGGCGCAGCCACTGCGGCCactgctcctccgccgccgccgccgccacctgcggcTCCGCCTCCTCTTCGTCCGGCTCAGGGGCGCCGCCTCCCTGCACACGACAACCACAAGAAAGATTGGTCAGTTCAACAAGAAACGTCCAGCGATGGAAACATTGGCATCCTGACAATCAAGAAATTCGATCTCGTCtgaacgctgacaagattgccagaaATCTACTGCGAGTTATCAATCAATCAACCAAagagaagaaacaaaagaaaacataAAGGCTAGGACTGGCTAGTACCAAATTCCAACGCATCGAAATGCTGGAGCAGAGAGACGACGCGGAACCAAAACAGAAACACCACCATTAATCAGGGGGCGGGGGAGAAGAAGGGCTAACGCAGAAGACAGGGAAAAAGAATCAATGCTTTGACCGCCATTCCCCACAGGATTGACACGAACTGATCCAACAGCAATCCGCGCGCCCGATAGATACCACAGTAACGCACGCAACCAGTTCCCCTCATTCCTCCGCCCCGGAGAGGAGCACGGACGAAACGAAAAAGAAACGTACAAACATGCCAAGAAaccagtactactactactaccaatcAAGCAGGAGAGGAATGGCGATATGCCATCGCAGCTAGGTagggggaaggggaggagggtgggTTAATCAATTACCATGATCCTCCTGTTCTTGAGGCGGAGCTCCTTGAAGGGCGACTCGTGGTCGATGGCCATGCTCACGCACCGCACCAAAAACAACAACAAGAAGCAGAAGAAGGGGCTGGGTTGGGCTGCTGCTGGGGCCTCGGGGGAATCGAAGAGCAGGAGGCGGTTGGTGCGCGTGGAAGGGAAGCGGAGCGGCGGAAGAAGCGATATATGGACGGACGGATGGGCAGGCGGGCAGGCGGGCGGTGGGAGTCTAGAAGTAGACGAAGGAGGGGTTTAGTAGAACGGAACGGGAACGGGAATGGGAATGGGAGGGGTCTCTCCCTCCGAGTGCGCGTGTCTCGTTcttatcgtcccaagtcagtcagtcGTCCACCCGGACGGAACCAaaccaagtcgtcttcctcctctcctctttcgCTGTGTCTGTGGTGGTATGGTGGCCGCTCTTCCTAAACCCCGGATTAATTAATTGATCCGGCTTAATTAGCAGCGGCCGATGCGTTATTCGCAAAGCGGCCTTCaattccctccctctctccctccctcgcattTGATTACGTAACAGGGATCGAAAGCGAAGTGCCGGATTAATTAATTCATTGATTAAGCCCCCTGCTCTGTGACCTCAGGTTTTGGTCTGAGCGAAATGCACGGGGCACCCGGCGCGGTGCACCCCGGTCCTTCTGCATTAGGGTTTGGGCACGTGTTCCCTACTTGGACAGACGGACATTTCACCCCACTTGATTTGATTTGAGTTGCAACACTTGCACTGTGTTTGTGGTGGTCCTGATGCCCTAGCCCCGCATGTGTTTAGTATAGTGCTAGCTCCACGTCGCGTTTCTCTTTGGGTCACGCTTTGTCCGTGCTTCACAGGTTTAGGCGGCGGCTATATAGTTAAGCCAATTCGAATAAATATAGGTCAcggctagatttttatttttttggcggTTGATGACGGCTAAGACTAGTGTACTACTCTAATTTGTGTGCAGCGAGGAGAGTAGCAACACTCATTACTACTACCACATTACTCCAAACTTACAAAGGAGAGGATGACACAAGAATGGAGACGAAAGCAAAGGAATGCGTTTTGGGAGTAGTATTGGGTGAAGAAAAGAAAAATGTTGCTGCTTGGTAGCATTGcttaaggaagagagagagagagagagagattaatttCCAAAGAAGGTAAATGCTTGCTGAGCAAGCATCCAAGTGGTGATTTACTAAGAATGGCATCCCTAAGTTAATTCGCCTTTTGCGGGATATGACAAATTCACAAGTGCTCCTCCGTATATAGCACGGAATGCACTTGCGCTTTCCCGGTCATATGGCCTGATGCAGGAGTCACGCATTCCCTCCCTTGACTTTGGCTAGTGCTAGTACACTGCGCTTAAACTTGCATTAACCCAACACCGGTGCGGCGCGGCATTTGGCAGTTGAGCTGCCCTCACCTCACCTCATCTTTCACGAAACGGTGTGGTTTCCTTGTGTTCATGTAGGGTGTGTGATTAAACAAACGAAGCTGTGATAGCTGCCAACTGTTGTATTGTACGTCAATTCTTGTTCTTTGTTTGGATCATTGGGTGTGCTGATGATGCTTAGGTTGGATCGGTTGCACCATCGGTTTTGCCACCTTCCATTCTTTGGATTACTTATTGCTCGTTTCCAGGCCTTCAGCTCCTGCCACCGCCAATAATGCTGCCCTACGAATTCAACTACTGCTACTAAAAACAGCACATACAGCTTTATCcaaacaaaaaagaaataaaaaagaaatgggGGCAGCTTGGTTTGTTCGTTCAAGCTGGTGAATTTGCGTGGGATCAATGGACGCTCCGTTTGTTGTTCCCAACATGCATCGAAGAGAGGAGAGGAGGAACTATAAAACTGGAAAGAGGCCAGGGTCGAGCAGAAAGTGTGGGTTTTTGAAAAGATTCTGCCGCCACTCAATCATGATACTATCATCCACCAAAGCCGCTTTGCGCCT encodes:
- the LOC119337380 gene encoding uncharacterized protein LOC119337380 — protein: MAIDHESPFKELRLKNRRIMGGGAPEPDEEEAEPQVAAAAAEEQWPQWLRPLLSARFFAQCKTHTESHRSGECNMFCLDCAAGAAAGAAALCSLCLAHAHRGHHTIQIRRSSYHDVIRVSDIQRFMDIAGVQTYVINSARVVFLNERPQQKQPGKGGGGAGSANLCEVCSRSLLDNFRFCSLGCKVAGCSSDGGGNDKARVMRANRPGRAKGSSDTEAASSSSPLRNAARQSFTPSTPPPPPPPAAKRRKGIPHRAPFGNLIIDY